The following coding sequences lie in one Phycisphaerae bacterium genomic window:
- a CDS encoding autotransporter-associated beta strand repeat-containing protein, with protein sequence MGSSMGCRSHRQYIRRAIAVAVVVCAILPPAPAPGAEDVYIFSYFRDPDGTDGMHLAYSLDGYNYHAVNGDIAVTGPMMGTTTRDPCINLGPDGKFRLVHTTLPWDVTTQICYGESDDLLTWTNKKCIDVMAGYANTRNAWAPELFFDMTTSRYMIYWSSRENVSGAPNHIYYTMTTDFETFTPTALLYDPGYTVIDMIIVKDSANHVGFVKNETGLYVFKAQGGPDATGPYNTVNPPRISGDYAFEGPTGIKIGDAWFLYGDRYGENRMGLLTSNDNMQTWAERVNDLIFPTRGKHGTVIKVPRMMAQKLIVGAPNATSEIEFDGHAGTLDYQEGGNWLGGAVPNASQTAVIQSGYTADLSSSASTVSKLHIGQTSAGTLVVSGSAVLSVSGEIRVGRVGTISNAGGTLRISGGTVNASDVVRVEKGEVCLEEGVLSAPAVHGDFATALHFNGGILKANNSSGSLVFGLGTADIQVGGAAIDTNGHNVTLSQPLIGASATGGLTKIGPGVLTLTAANTYRGSTTIADGILRLSSPPMAVTHRWSFNGSLIDSAGGSNATLVEVGANSVTLSANDATVAGGSRNASDYIRLGNNLLPDANVPISIELWATQRSVQNWGRIFDFGATNSENLFMSWTRGTNASTDRVEWKDGVTTTSDDTNQPYTLNAEFHIVMTLSPVGDSTVVTWYTAPSASADLGAAQDSFTTTNTLATLTDTANNLARSFWTPDSTANASYNEVRMWNGALTPTILEQLHDAGPNANLGTINYGAPGSLPSNTAVNMTNAGTAFDLNGIHQTIGSLAGVSSSLVVLGGAMLTVGGDGTSTTFAGEISGSGGITKTGTGTLQLNGHSTYSGGTTVQSGVLLVNGSIAGGATVQNSGTLGGTGSIAGGLVIQTGGTLIPGPSIASLDVVGDAGIAGLFKVDYGPSSIDLLAVGGQLDISAATVDFDGLGVLNSTSSYVFAQYHSLVGTRFASVKDLPPTHVIAYHYGGNSLALVPYVRPDLDRDADVDADDCALLRQCTTGPAIIPVAPGCEDADLDADDDVDQDDFGVLQRCYSGSNVSADPDCAN encoded by the coding sequence GTGGGTTCATCGATGGGGTGCAGGAGCCATCGCCAGTACATTCGCCGCGCTATCGCCGTAGCGGTGGTGGTTTGCGCGATCCTGCCGCCCGCGCCGGCGCCGGGCGCGGAGGATGTCTACATCTTCTCTTACTTCCGCGATCCCGACGGTACTGACGGGATGCATCTGGCGTATTCGCTCGACGGCTACAACTACCACGCGGTCAACGGTGACATCGCTGTCACCGGCCCGATGATGGGCACCACCACGCGCGATCCCTGCATCAACCTCGGCCCCGACGGCAAGTTCCGCCTGGTCCACACGACCCTGCCCTGGGACGTCACCACGCAAATTTGCTACGGTGAGTCCGACGACCTGCTCACCTGGACCAACAAGAAATGCATCGATGTGATGGCGGGGTATGCCAACACGCGTAACGCCTGGGCGCCGGAACTCTTCTTTGACATGACCACCAGCCGGTACATGATCTACTGGTCGTCGAGAGAAAACGTCTCGGGTGCGCCCAATCACATTTACTATACGATGACGACCGACTTCGAGACCTTCACGCCGACTGCGCTGCTCTATGATCCGGGCTACACGGTCATTGACATGATAATTGTCAAAGACAGCGCCAATCACGTCGGCTTCGTCAAGAACGAGACTGGTCTGTACGTGTTCAAGGCACAAGGTGGCCCCGACGCGACCGGCCCGTACAACACGGTGAATCCGCCACGGATCTCCGGGGACTACGCCTTCGAAGGCCCGACCGGAATCAAGATCGGCGACGCCTGGTTTCTCTACGGCGACCGCTACGGCGAGAACCGGATGGGCCTGCTGACGTCCAACGACAACATGCAGACCTGGGCCGAGCGCGTCAATGACTTGATCTTCCCGACGCGGGGCAAGCACGGAACGGTGATCAAGGTGCCGCGGATGATGGCTCAGAAGCTGATTGTCGGCGCGCCCAATGCCACCAGCGAGATCGAGTTCGACGGCCACGCCGGCACATTGGACTACCAGGAAGGCGGCAATTGGCTCGGCGGCGCCGTGCCCAACGCTTCGCAGACTGCGGTGATTCAGAGCGGGTACACGGCCGATCTGAGCTCTTCCGCCAGCACGGTCTCCAAGCTCCACATCGGCCAGACCAGCGCTGGTACACTGGTTGTCTCCGGCAGCGCCGTGCTCAGTGTCAGCGGCGAGATTCGGGTCGGCCGGGTCGGCACCATAAGCAATGCCGGTGGGACGCTGCGGATCAGCGGTGGCACAGTCAACGCCTCCGATGTCGTTCGGGTGGAAAAGGGCGAGGTGTGTCTCGAGGAGGGGGTGCTCAGCGCGCCGGCGGTCCATGGGGACTTCGCCACCGCCCTGCATTTCAACGGCGGCATACTCAAGGCAAACAACTCCAGCGGTTCCTTAGTATTCGGCCTGGGTACGGCGGACATACAGGTCGGCGGCGCGGCTATCGATACCAACGGACACAACGTCACCCTGAGCCAGCCCCTGATCGGCGCCTCTGCAACCGGCGGTTTGACCAAGATCGGCCCCGGCGTGCTCACGCTCACCGCCGCCAACACCTACCGCGGCTCAACCACAATCGCCGATGGAATCCTGCGGCTCAGCTCTCCCCCCATGGCGGTGACGCATCGTTGGAGCTTCAATGGCTCGCTAATCGATTCGGCGGGTGGCAGCAATGCCACGCTTGTCGAAGTCGGCGCCAACAGCGTCACCCTGTCAGCCAACGACGCCACCGTCGCCGGCGGATCACGAAACGCTTCCGACTACATCCGCCTTGGCAACAATCTCCTGCCGGACGCGAATGTGCCGATCAGCATCGAGCTGTGGGCCACGCAGCGAAGTGTGCAGAACTGGGGTCGCATCTTCGACTTCGGCGCGACTAACAGTGAGAATCTGTTCATGAGCTGGACGCGCGGCACCAACGCGTCGACCGACCGTGTCGAATGGAAGGACGGTGTCACCACCACCTCCGATGACACCAACCAGCCGTACACGCTCAATGCTGAGTTCCATATCGTCATGACGCTCAGCCCGGTGGGCGATTCTACGGTGGTCACGTGGTACACGGCGCCTTCAGCCAGTGCCGACCTGGGCGCCGCTCAGGATTCCTTCACGACGACCAACACACTCGCCACACTGACCGACACCGCCAACAACCTGGCGCGGTCTTTCTGGACGCCCGACTCCACAGCCAACGCCAGCTACAACGAAGTGCGGATGTGGAACGGCGCGCTGACGCCGACCATCCTGGAACAACTCCACGATGCCGGACCCAATGCGAACCTCGGCACCATCAACTACGGCGCCCCGGGCTCGCTTCCCTCCAACACCGCGGTCAACATGACCAATGCCGGCACGGCTTTTGACCTGAACGGCATCCACCAGACCATCGGCTCCCTGGCCGGCGTTTCAAGCAGCTTGGTGGTATTGGGCGGTGCAATGCTCACCGTCGGTGGCGACGGCACCTCGACTACCTTCGCCGGCGAGATTTCGGGCAGCGGCGGAATCACCAAGACCGGAACGGGCACGCTTCAGCTCAACGGTCACAGCACTTACAGCGGTGGCACGACCGTCCAGAGCGGTGTGCTGCTAGTCAATGGATCAATCGCCGGCGGCGCCACCGTGCAGAACTCGGGTACGCTCGGAGGTACGGGCTCCATCGCCGGCGGGCTAGTCATCCAAACCGGCGGCACCCTCATCCCCGGCCCCAGTATCGCGTCGTTGGACGTCGTCGGCGATGCCGGCATCGCGGGCCTATTCAAGGTCGATTACGGCCCCTCGTCGATTGACCTGCTCGCCGTTGGCGGACAGCTCGACATCTCGGCCGCGACGGTCGATTTCGACGGCCTGGGTGTGCTGAACTCGACCAGTTCCTATGTTTTCGCACAATACCATTCCCTCGTCGGGACGCGGTTCGCGAGCGTGAAGGATCTGCCCCCCACGCACGTCATTGCCTACCATTACGGTGGCAACAGCTTGGCGCTGGTGCCGTACGTGCGACCTGACCTGGACCGCGACGCGGACGTGGATGCAGATGATTGCGCCCTGCTCCGGCAGTGCACCACCGGACCGGCTATCATCCCCGTCGCCCCAGGTTGCGAGGACGCGGACCTCGACGCAGACGACGACGTGGATCAGGACGATTTTGGCGTCCTCCAGCGCTGCTACAGCGGCTCAAACGTGTCGGCCGATCCGGACTGCGCGAACTGA
- a CDS encoding S8 family serine peptidase produces MRSRIGWTMLLVGAVVAPYCSAAGEQAARDAVCADVWRLLARQGGPIKVWVMFSDKGESSPGARLRKMDKVRAEYDPRALARRLQRRTAPGLIDECDLPLSAEHVAAVTATGARMVCSSRWLNAISVRATAVQIKAIASLPFVKSIQPVGRGRRVMPEGVDDTAFTVKPCGFVSALDETGLEYGPSRDQLAQLNVLALHDLGYTGSGVVLALLDTGFYKAHETVHPERILAEWDFVENDSDTQDDADDPPGNHGHGTATLSVAAGRADGRLYGAGFGASLILCKTEDNSQETPIEEDYFVAGLEFAESHGADVVTSSLGYIDWYTQAQLDGLTAVTTVGVNTATSNGVFCCTAAGNFGPLGPSLIAPADAFQVITVGAVDGQGLIAGFSSRGPTADGRVKPEVVARGVSTWLASTYSPSGYGPGSGTSYATPLVAGVVVCLVQAHPDWSIDQLRAALFHTADYYVAHGRHDPDSARGYGLIDALAAHEYPFITGDFDFDRDVDGADLRALLACLTGPAVGPPDRSCRRADFDGDADVDQSDFGVFQRCYSGLDNPVDPDCAGVAN; encoded by the coding sequence ATGCGGTCGCGGATCGGCTGGACTATGTTGTTGGTGGGCGCGGTAGTCGCTCCTTACTGCTCTGCCGCGGGGGAGCAGGCGGCGAGGGACGCGGTGTGCGCCGATGTGTGGCGCCTGCTTGCCCGGCAAGGCGGCCCGATCAAGGTCTGGGTGATGTTCTCGGACAAGGGCGAGAGTTCACCGGGCGCCCGGCTGCGGAAGATGGACAAGGTCCGGGCGGAATACGATCCACGGGCACTGGCTCGCCGGCTCCAGCGGAGGACGGCTCCTGGCCTGATTGACGAATGCGATCTTCCGCTCTCGGCGGAGCACGTGGCGGCCGTCACGGCAACCGGTGCTCGGATGGTGTGCTCCAGCAGGTGGCTCAACGCGATCAGCGTACGGGCTACCGCAGTACAGATCAAGGCGATCGCTAGCCTGCCTTTCGTGAAGAGTATCCAGCCGGTGGGCCGCGGCAGGCGGGTGATGCCGGAGGGCGTAGACGACACGGCGTTCACGGTCAAGCCGTGTGGCTTCGTGAGTGCTCTTGACGAAACCGGCCTCGAATACGGACCTTCACGGGACCAATTGGCTCAGCTCAATGTGCTTGCCCTGCACGATCTGGGGTATACCGGCAGCGGTGTCGTCCTGGCCCTGCTGGACACCGGTTTCTACAAGGCTCACGAAACGGTCCACCCCGAACGCATCCTCGCGGAGTGGGACTTTGTCGAGAACGACAGCGACACCCAAGACGATGCGGATGATCCTCCCGGTAATCATGGCCACGGTACGGCCACGCTGAGTGTGGCCGCCGGCCGCGCGGATGGGCGGCTGTACGGCGCGGGATTCGGTGCCAGCCTGATCCTCTGTAAAACCGAGGACAACTCGCAGGAAACACCCATCGAGGAGGACTACTTTGTGGCCGGCCTGGAATTCGCCGAGAGCCACGGTGCAGATGTGGTGACGTCGTCCCTTGGTTACATTGACTGGTACACTCAGGCTCAGTTGGACGGCCTGACGGCGGTGACCACCGTGGGCGTGAATACCGCGACGTCCAACGGTGTCTTTTGCTGCACTGCTGCGGGCAACTTCGGTCCGCTGGGTCCGAGTCTGATTGCCCCGGCCGATGCCTTTCAGGTGATTACGGTCGGGGCGGTGGATGGCCAGGGTCTGATCGCCGGTTTCAGCTCTCGCGGCCCGACAGCCGACGGTCGGGTCAAGCCGGAGGTGGTAGCCCGGGGCGTGAGCACGTGGTTGGCCAGCACCTACAGCCCGAGCGGCTACGGCCCTGGCAGCGGGACCTCCTATGCCACGCCGCTGGTTGCAGGGGTTGTGGTCTGCCTGGTACAGGCTCATCCTGATTGGAGCATAGACCAGCTTCGTGCCGCCTTGTTTCATACGGCTGATTATTATGTCGCCCACGGGAGGCACGATCCTGATTCTGCCCGTGGTTACGGTCTGATCGACGCCCTGGCGGCCCACGAGTACCCATTCATTACGGGGGATTTCGATTTTGACCGTGACGTTGACGGGGCTGACCTCAGGGCTCTGCTGGCCTGCCTGACCGGCCCGGCCGTTGGTCCCCCAGATCGCTCTTGCCGGCGCGCCGACTTTGACGGGGATGCCGACGTCGACCAGTCCGATTTCGGTGTCTTCCAGCGATGCTACAGCGGCTTGGACAACCCGGTCGATCCGGATTGCGCGGGGGTAGCGAATTGA